Below is a genomic region from Dechloromonas denitrificans.
TTTTCCAGAAACGGTTGCATATACTGGCCCTATCGCTTTGATCTGATGGGGGTTCTATGCTGGCTTCCTCGATTACCAAATATCACTTCCGCATCCGTACGCGCACCGGGGCGATCGTCGAAAATGTTGCCATTTTTGGCAAGTCGGAAGATGAGGCTGGCTGTAAATTGCGTCAAATGTACAAGGATTGCGAAATTCTGGATTGCCAGCTGGTGCAGTCCAGCGTTCTCGGTCGCGGCAACCATCTGAATTACGAGGATGTCGTTGACCTGATCATTTCAGCCTGAGCTATAAATCGCCGCGGTCGACCAGTTCAGCCAGCAGGTTTTTATAGTCATGGGCGCCCGGGCTTGATGCATTGTGGCGGAAAACATCCTGGTTCAGGGATGGGCTCTCCGCGACAGCGACATTTTCTGCAATCACCGTTTCGAGAACGTCGGCGCCGTAGCGCTCACGCAATTTGTTGCGTACATCGTCACTCATGCGTCGCCGCCGGTCAAACCTGGTTAGCAGGTAACGACGCTCGACGCGACGTTTGAGAACGGGTTCGAGTACCTGCAGGGTGCGAGTAATGTGGTCGGCTGCCTGCAAGGACAGATAGTCCGTCGAGATCGGGATCAGAAGGCGGTCGCAGGCAAAAATGGCATTGAGCGCCAGGACCCCAATGTAGGGGCAGCAATCAATGATGCAGTGGCGTGGAGCGGTGGTGCTTTCGAGCTGTTCCAGGCCGTGTCTGAGCTTGTTGAGAATGGCCGGGCCCTTGCCGAAGATCGAGTCGACCTTGATCAGTTGCTGGTGTGCGGGGATTAGTTGGCCGATGTGCTCCCAGTCAAGTTCCAGTTGGTCGAGTCCACGCAGGTCCTGATAAAAGGCAAACAGGCTGCGATTGGCTTCCATTGGAGCCTGGCCGTGAATGCTCGAAAGATGCCCCTGGGGGTCAAGGTCGAGCAGCAACGGAGGCGTGCCGGCACGGTTCAGCGCAGCGCCGAGATTGAGTGCAGTCGTTGTTTTTCCAACGCCGCCTTTCTGGTTGAATATGGCAATACGCATGGTCTGGTCGTTCTATACAAGGCTCTATTTTTCACTTAACATTCAGCTTTCTGCAACTCTTTCGGGAATATTCCCCGTTTGAGAGGTAGTCGTTCTGGCGGCGATGGCCGCCGTTTTCGTTTTTGGGGTCGATGACCATGTCGCACGTCATGAATACCTATGCCCGGTTGCCGGTGACTTTCAGTCACGGTGAAGGCTGCCGGATGACCGATGTCGAAGGTCGGGAATATCTCGATGCTTTGTCCGGGATTGCTGTCTCCACGCTGGGCCATGCGCACCCGAAACTTGTTTCGGCGATTGCTGCACAAGCTGGACGCCTGCTGCATACCTCAAATTTGTATCAAATTCGCGAACAGGAACAACTCTCTGAGCGTCTCGCCGCAGTTTCCGGCATGCAGGAGATCTTTTTCTGCAATTCCGGCTGCGAAGCTAATGAAGCGGCCATTAAACTGGCCCGTTTTTACGGGCACAAGAAGGGGATTGAATCGCCGACCATCATCGTGATGGAAAAGGCATTCCATGGCCGGACCATGGCAACTCTTTCCGCGACCGGCAATCGCAAGGCCCAGGCCGGTTTCGAACCGCTGGTGTCAGGCTTCGTGCGTGTGCCTTACGATGACCTGGATGCCGTCAAGGCGGTCGCCGAACACAACAAGAACATCGTTGCCGTGATGCTTGAAATCGTTCAGGGCGAAGGTGGCATTCATCTGGCTTCTCTGGATTACCAGAAGGGCCTGCGCAAATTGTGCGACGAACAAGGCTGGCTGTTGATCTGTGATGAAGTCCAGTGCGGCATGGCCCGGACCGGCAAATGGTTTGGCTATCAGCATGCCGGCATTCAGCCGGATATCGCAACCCTGGCCAAGGGCCTGGGGTCCGGAGTGCCGATCGGTGCCTGCATGGCCAGCGGCAAGGCGGCTGGCCTGTTCGGGCCGGGTAACCACGGTTCCACTTTCGGCGGTAATCCACTGGCTTGTACGGCGGCGCTGACGACGATCGATACCATCGAGCAGGATGGACTGATGGTCAATGCCGAGCGTATCGGCGGGCTGATTCGGCAATTGATGGCTGAAGCACTGGCTGGCAGCAAGGGCGTCCAGGAAATTCGGGGCCATGGCCTGATGATCGGTATCGAACTGGATCGCCCCTGTGGCGAACTGGTTGAAAAAGCGATGGCAGCGGGTGTGCTGCTCAATGTCACGGCAGACAAGGTGGTTCGCTTGTTGCCGGCGCTGATTTTTGGCGAAAAAGAGGCGCGCGAGCTAGTTGACCGCGTTGCTCCCCTCATCAAGGACTTCCTGGCGGCCTGATTATGGCGATCAAACATTTCCTGCAATTCAACGATTTTTCGCGCGACGAACTCGAATACGTCTTCGAACGTACGCGCTGCATCAAGAACCAGTTCAAGTCCTACCAGAAGTACTGGCCGCTGAGCGACCGCACGCTGGTCATGATTTTCGAAAAGGCCAGCACCCGGACGCGTCTGTCGTTCGAGGCCGGCATGCACCAGTTGGGTGGTGCTGCGATCTACCTGAATACGCGTGATTCCCAGTTGGGACGCGGCGAACCGGTCGAGGATGCGGCACAGGTCATTTCGCGCATGAGCGACATCGTGATGATCCGTACCTTCGAGCAGGAAATCATCGAGCGTTTCGCGGCCAATTCCCGCGTGCCGGTGATCA
It encodes:
- a CDS encoding aspartate aminotransferase family protein, whose product is MSHVMNTYARLPVTFSHGEGCRMTDVEGREYLDALSGIAVSTLGHAHPKLVSAIAAQAGRLLHTSNLYQIREQEQLSERLAAVSGMQEIFFCNSGCEANEAAIKLARFYGHKKGIESPTIIVMEKAFHGRTMATLSATGNRKAQAGFEPLVSGFVRVPYDDLDAVKAVAEHNKNIVAVMLEIVQGEGGIHLASLDYQKGLRKLCDEQGWLLICDEVQCGMARTGKWFGYQHAGIQPDIATLAKGLGSGVPIGACMASGKAAGLFGPGNHGSTFGGNPLACTAALTTIDTIEQDGLMVNAERIGGLIRQLMAEALAGSKGVQEIRGHGLMIGIELDRPCGELVEKAMAAGVLLNVTADKVVRLLPALIFGEKEARELVDRVAPLIKDFLAA
- a CDS encoding ParA family protein; translated protein: MRIAIFNQKGGVGKTTTALNLGAALNRAGTPPLLLDLDPQGHLSSIHGQAPMEANRSLFAFYQDLRGLDQLELDWEHIGQLIPAHQQLIKVDSIFGKGPAILNKLRHGLEQLESTTAPRHCIIDCCPYIGVLALNAIFACDRLLIPISTDYLSLQAADHITRTLQVLEPVLKRRVERRYLLTRFDRRRRMSDDVRNKLRERYGADVLETVIAENVAVAESPSLNQDVFRHNASSPGAHDYKNLLAELVDRGDL